A region of bacterium DNA encodes the following proteins:
- a CDS encoding DUF4433 domain-containing protein, with amino-acid sequence MYHITHVDNLAAIVASGCLLSDAAMAAKGGPQRSIGMSRIKQRRLEEIVVPPHPGTHVGDYVPFNFCPRSVMLYVIHRGNDADLSYRGGQWPILHLRADATRVIDWAEAEGGRGPSSFTNAGNRLAEFSARRQDLDRLDRTAIESLDFRDRAVKEAKQAEFLIHDRLPFEFIDKIGAATDTVRGQALEILAASGYEPNVETTPTWYYR; translated from the coding sequence ATCTACCACATCACCCACGTGGACAATCTTGCCGCGATTGTCGCCAGCGGTTGTCTGCTGAGTGACGCCGCGATGGCTGCCAAAGGAGGGCCGCAGCGGTCCATCGGCATGAGCAGAATCAAGCAGCGGCGCCTCGAGGAGATCGTGGTACCGCCGCATCCGGGGACCCATGTCGGGGACTACGTTCCGTTCAATTTCTGCCCTCGATCGGTTATGCTGTATGTGATCCATCGCGGGAACGACGCGGATCTATCCTATCGCGGGGGTCAGTGGCCCATCCTGCACCTGCGGGCGGACGCGACGCGGGTCATCGATTGGGCCGAGGCCGAGGGCGGCCGTGGGCCCTCTTCGTTTACCAATGCGGGGAACAGGCTGGCGGAATTCAGCGCGCGGCGGCAGGACCTGGACCGACTTGACCGGACGGCCATCGAGTCGCTGGACTTCCGGGACCGGGCCGTCAAGGAAGCCAAGCAGGCCGAGTTCCTGATCCACGACCGACTGCCGTTCGAGTTCATCGACAAGATCGGTGCCGCGACGGACACGGTGCGGGGTCAGGCCCTCGAGATCCTGGCGGCAAGCGGCTACGAACCGAACGTCGAGACCACGCCGACGTGGTACTACCGATGA
- a CDS encoding M48 family metalloprotease, translating into MVSAYVNELGQKIAAASQRPDIECSFSVLDSKTVNAFTVGGGQVFIYRGLMECMGSEAELAGIIAHEVGHIVGKHTAKGLTTQLIMAGIVSGGAELLGGDNEKRRAAIEEAGGVISFLRQAKYSRDDEREADFLAVYSLYRLGYDPAAINDAFETFRKLGGDPSQLEVYFQDHPAPAERIENTRTELPKLNLTGLRTDSAAFAAVKARLAELEYRC; encoded by the coding sequence CTGGTCAGCGCCTACGTCAACGAGCTGGGGCAGAAGATTGCGGCGGCTTCGCAGCGGCCGGACATCGAGTGCAGCTTCTCGGTGCTCGACTCGAAGACCGTCAATGCGTTCACGGTGGGTGGGGGGCAGGTCTTCATCTATCGCGGGCTGATGGAGTGCATGGGCAGCGAGGCGGAGCTCGCGGGGATCATTGCGCACGAGGTGGGGCACATCGTCGGCAAGCACACGGCGAAGGGGCTGACCACCCAGCTGATCATGGCGGGCATCGTGAGCGGGGGCGCGGAGCTGCTGGGCGGGGACAACGAGAAGCGGCGCGCGGCCATCGAGGAGGCGGGCGGGGTCATCTCCTTCCTGCGCCAGGCGAAGTACTCACGGGACGATGAACGCGAGGCCGACTTCCTGGCCGTTTACAGCCTCTACCGCCTGGGCTACGACCCGGCGGCCATCAACGATGCGTTCGAGACCTTCCGCAAGCTGGGGGGCGATCCCTCGCAGCTGGAGGTCTACTTCCAGGATCACCCGGCACCGGCCGAGCGCATCGAGAACACACGCACCGAGCTGCCGAAGCTGAACCTGACGGGACTGCGGACGGATTCGGCGGCGTTCGCGGCCGTGAAGGCGCGGCTGGCCGAGTTGGAGTATCGCTGCTGA
- a CDS encoding phospholipase D family protein, whose product MLGFGKGLRVLTTREIEEALSQGLQESRRDEEVWIISPYNTIDKLGTIRRAITEACKRGARVKYVVRDEPAQVDGARLALEEAIERGLELFALERLHAKLYWFDGQFAIVTSANMVDTSFDKSTELGLLVPPSGLFDELRKWINEHVIPDGRRVRGGTRVASPTPERLPAPGKEIAPKGTQNDGFCLRCGKGIPLNRKSPYCLDDYKSWVKFRNAEFPEKYCHACGGKFETTMDRPVCRGCFKKLAS is encoded by the coding sequence ATGTTGGGTTTTGGCAAGGGCTTAAGAGTCCTCACCACGCGTGAAATTGAAGAGGCACTGTCGCAAGGTCTACAGGAAAGTAGACGCGATGAAGAAGTATGGATCATCTCGCCGTACAACACCATCGACAAGCTCGGCACAATCAGGCGCGCGATCACTGAAGCGTGTAAGCGGGGCGCCCGCGTCAAATATGTAGTGCGCGATGAGCCAGCGCAGGTTGACGGCGCGCGGCTAGCTCTTGAAGAAGCCATCGAACGTGGGTTGGAGCTATTTGCGCTGGAGCGGCTTCATGCCAAGCTCTACTGGTTCGATGGACAGTTCGCGATTGTGACCTCGGCAAATATGGTCGATACGTCGTTCGACAAGAGTACCGAACTCGGGCTGCTTGTGCCACCCAGCGGGCTGTTTGACGAACTGAGGAAGTGGATCAACGAGCATGTCATTCCGGATGGCCGACGGGTCCGCGGAGGCACCAGAGTCGCTTCGCCGACGCCCGAGCGGTTGCCGGCACCCGGGAAGGAGATCGCGCCAAAGGGTACGCAAAATGATGGTTTCTGCCTGCGTTGTGGCAAGGGCATTCCGCTGAACAGGAAATCGCCTTACTGCTTGGACGACTACAAGTCCTGGGTTAAGTTCAGAAACGCGGAGTTCCCCGAGAAATACTGCCACGCGTGCGGGGGCAAGTTTGAGACGACGATGGATCGGCCGGTTTGTCGGGGGTGCTTCAAGAAGCTCGCATCCTAG
- a CDS encoding DUF3024 domain-containing protein: protein MAFAEIELARVKKFVGGFCEKRVPVEIRDELRLEYSVDRHDVLLYEVRPHWKDPAEELQTPVAKFRFVRSAGEWRLFWMRQGLKWHAYEPCASSRRLEELVERDEIGCFFG from the coding sequence ATGGCCTTCGCCGAGATCGAGCTCGCGCGCGTGAAGAAGTTCGTGGGCGGGTTCTGCGAGAAGCGCGTGCCGGTGGAGATCCGCGACGAGTTGCGGCTGGAGTATTCCGTCGACCGGCATGATGTCTTGCTGTATGAGGTGCGGCCGCACTGGAAGGATCCCGCCGAGGAGCTGCAGACGCCGGTGGCGAAGTTTCGGTTCGTCAGGTCGGCGGGGGAGTGGCGGCTCTTCTGGATGCGCCAGGGTCTGAAGTGGCATGCGTATGAGCCTTGCGCTTCGAGTCGGCGGTTGGAGGAGTTGGTGGAGAGGGATGAGATTGGGTGTTTCTTTGGGTGA